One window of the Cryptococcus gattii WM276 chromosome E, complete sequence genome contains the following:
- a CDS encoding Subunit of the condensin complex, putative; Smc4p (Similar to TIGR gene model, INSD accession AAW43861.1; reorganizes chromosomes during cell division): MPPRRTTRAASGSTAAPAPSTRARRGRKAAASPAPSMDSDEDDGVTVTQEGSDQEEEGIEQEGAKSRARRSVSKAKPKAALAAKKRSTSASVASEKEDSEDELGLSPPRSKVKKAGPAPKPKANKQVITSEDEDEAEEELQNALRARRASTATVTASEPPTPTIQPREEDDRSVTPRASEGAPEIRVEKADSDDNDEASTVGQKTPTKPPRSPSQKPLAPLKSLHSPAPAPAQAPHPSQSGPKPRLTIHKLVLVNFKSYAGRQEIGPFHKSFSAIVGPNGSGKSNTIDALLFVFGYRASKMRQGKLSELIHNSAGKDNLESCSVEVWFREIIDLPGVNDFLLVPNSKIVVSRTAFRNNSSKYTINDRTSTFTEVTTLLKGKGIDLDHNRFLILQGEVESIAQMKAKAQNEHEDGLLEYLEDIIGTTKYKEPIEQASLEVEALNEERAEKMNRLRVVEREKAALEGQKQEAEEYLRASNELTRMTSKQWQLWMYHLQNQTEITSKAIERLEGQLAAEQERNAEHIATVDDLQKEYEERLASIAEVKAMLDKLHKEAKKYEKEQVGYAEKKKHLETKMKKLKKSITEDGHAKSEALASIESYTEQLEKNRKKVADLEEKLESEQAELEEIVDSLKDKTAVFTTQIETKQRELEPWTAKISEKQSAMDVAKSERDLLAEKATGILKSMQEAEEHLQSLRDGDNEKQEEYTRLKKEASKIKKLVAEGEAKVTSMTTKWDQLRGKVSASRLKTDEARASLAADKSENAVLSSLNKLRDQGRIKGFHGRLGDLGVIDDKYDVAVTTACPTLNHLIVDSVKQGEACIDFLRKGNIGRANIMVLEKLPQKAPNPIQTPENVPRLFDLIKPKDPRFAPAFYKGLGNTLVANDLEQAQRIGFGSSQRWRVVTLGGQLIDPSGTMSGGGNRVARGGMSSKFKADKVAPEVVIKLEKESADAEAELQKFQEEKKAIEAEVESLERRLPEIEMEMEKIELDVSTATKRIVEAEKRLLELKSQSKPDAADEKRIKALDAEITSLTKETDKLREKSASISDDIKSLQNKILEVGGVRLRAIQSKVSTTKGLLDLANESITKAEVGQAKAARDVEKLENSIASSKTTLEEVVEELELVESNLEGCTADLNKVIDSIQQVNDSSDDINEDFEQSKQQLEEKQAGINAFRALEMDYKQQIEDNARKLKESQEKYRFYEKKLAGLELVYIDEDDEDEDDEGAADEEKNKLNDAGEGNEEDGAGERDENEKPEKASSKKKKQSGMELEQYSPDELRATNETALKAYIAELEDDVTSSRPNLNILAEYRKREAEFLDRARDLETVTNARDAAKARYDELRKVRLDEFMAGFTAITAKLKEMYQMITMGGNAEIELIDSMDPFSEGVVLSIMPPKKSWRAIANLSGGEKTLASLALVFALHVFKPTPLYFMDEIDAALDFKNVSIVANYIQSKTQAAQFIVISLRNDMFELAHRLVGIYKTSNCTKSIAIDNKDLRLQARPKRPPGVPPPTPGTGTSTRVVVPLLTPTPRRRAESKVEEDTVATPGTVIA; this comes from the exons ATGCCTCCAAGACGCACTACAAGAGCTGCCTCTGGCTCAACAGCCGCTCCAGCACCATCGACAAGAGCTAGAAGAGGCAGGAAGGCTGCTGCGTCACCGGCTCCTTCAATGGATTCagacgaggatgatggagtGACAGTGACCCAGGAGGGAAGTGAtcaggaggaggaggggatAGAACAAGAAGGAGCTAAATCAAGAGCCAGAAGAAGCGTAAGTAAAGCAAAGCCCAAGGCTGCCCTAGCAGCCAAAAAGAGAAGCACGAGTGCATCTGTGGCTTCAGAAAAGGAAGATTCCGAAGACGAGTTGGGCTTGTCACCGCCCAGATCAAAAGTCAAGAAAGCTGGCCCGGCTCCAAAACCAAAGGCAAATAAGCAGGTGATTACCTcggaggatgaagatgaagcgGAAGAGGAGCTGCAGAATGCCCTTCGGGCGAGGCGTGCTTCTACTGCCACTGTGACGGCTTCAGAACCTCCTACGCCCACAATTCAACCTCGTGAAGAGGATGACCGCAGCGTGACGCCAAGGGCTTCTGAAGGCGCCCCGGAAATTAGGGTTGAGAAGGCGGATTCCGACGACAATGATGAAGCCAGCACCGTTGGTCAAAAGACACCCACAAAGCCTCCTCGTTCCCCTTCTCAGAAACCATTGGCTCCTCTCAAATCCCTGCATAGCCCCGCCCCTGCTCCTGCTCAAGCACCTCATCCTTCCCAATCAGGTCCCAAGCCTCGGCTCACTATCCACAAGCTCGTTCTTGTCAACTTCAAATCGTACGCCGGTCGTCAGGAGATTGGCCCCTTTCATAAATCCTTTTCGGCCATTGTTGGGCCGAACGGTAGTGGAAAGAGTAACACTATTGATGCTCTGCTATTTGTGTTTGGTTACAGAGCAAGCAAGATGAGGCAAGGGAAGTTGAGCGAGCTTATCCACAACTCAGCGGGTAAAGATAATCTGGAGAGTTGCTCGGTGGAAGTGTGGTTTAGAGAAATCATTGATTTG CCTGGAGTCAATGACTTCCTTCTAGTTCCCAACTCCAAGATCGTGGTCAGCCGAACCGCTTTTCGCAACAACTCTTCAAAATACACTATTAACGATCGCACAAGTACTTTCACCGAAGTCACTACACTGTTAAAGGGCAAAGGTATCGATCTTGATCACAATCGGTTCCTTATTCTGCAAGGTGAAGTCGAGTCAATTGCGCAGATGAAGGCAAAAGCCCAGAATGAACACGAAGATGGTCTCCTCGAATACTTGGAGGATATCATTGGAACAACAAAGTACAAGGAACCGATTGAGCAGGCGTCATTGGAAGTTGAGGCTTTGAACGAGGAAAGAGCTGAAAAGATGAATCGACTTCGGGTTGTCGAGAGGGAAAAAGCGGCTCTAGAA GGTCAAAAGCAAGAGGCAGAGGAGTATCTCCGAGCCTCTAACGAGTTGACGAGGATGACTTCAAAGCAATGGCAGTTGTGGATGTATCATCTTCAGAATCAGACAGAGATCACCTCCAAGGCAATC GAACGACTCGAGGGCCAACTTGCTGCTGAACAAGAACGTAACGCAGAACACATCGCGACGGTCGATGACCTGCAAAAGGAGTATGAAGAACGACTCGCCAGCATCGCGGAAGTCAAAGCCATGCTGGACAAACTCCATAAAGAGGCCAAGAAGTACGAGAAGGAGCAAGTCGGTTATgcagagaagaagaagcacTTGGAGACAAAGATGAAAAAGCTCAAGAAGTCCATTACCGAA GATGGCCATGCTAAATCTGAAGCCTTGGCTTCCATTGAAAGCTACACTGAGCAATTGGAAAAGAACCGTAAAAAGGTTGCTGATCTGGAGGAAAAGCTCGAATCGGAGCAGGCCGAGCTCGAAGAGATCGTCGACAGTCTCAAAG ATAAAACTGCTGTCTTCACCACCCAAATTGAGACAAAGCAACGAGAGCTCGAACCATGGACTGCCAAAATCAGCGAAAAGCAGTCTGCCATGGATGTTGCCAAGTCTGAGCGCGATCTTCTTGCCGAGAAAGCTACTGGTATCCTGAAATCGATGCAAGAGGCCGAGGAACATCTGCAGTCATTGCGAGATGGCGATAATgagaagcaagaagagtatacgaggttgaagaaggaggcGTCCAAAATTAAGAAACTGGTTGCTGAGGGCGAGGCCAAGGTTACT TCAATGACAACCAAGTGGGATCAACTCAGGGGCAAAGTCTCAGCTTCAAGGCTCAAGACTGATGAAGCACGAGCCTCTCTTGCTGCTGACAAGAGCGAGAATGCTGTATTAAGCAGCTTAAACAAGCTGCGTGACCAAGGTCGTATCAAGGGTTTCCAT GGTCGATTGGGTGACTTGGGTGTTATTGATGACAAATATGATGTTGCTGTCACCACAGCCTGTCCAACGTTGAACCATCTCATTGTCGACTCTGTCAAGCAGGGTGAGGCTTGTATCGACTTTCTCCGGAAAGGCAATATCGGTCGCGCCAATATCATGGTTCTTGAAAAACTTCCTCAAAAAGCGCCCAACCCTATTCAGACCCCCGAGAATGTTCCCAGACTGTTTGATTTGATCAAGCCCAAAGACCCTAGGTTCGCTCCTGCTTTCTACAAAGGGCTCGGAAACACACTAGTGGCGAACGACTTGGAACAGGCGCAGAGGATTGGTTTTGGTTCTTCTCAAAGATGGAGAGTTGTCACCCTTGGCGGTCAGCTTATTGACCCTTCTGGTACCATGTCGGGGGGTGGTAACCGAGTAGCTCGAGGGGGCATGTCTTCCAAGTTTAAGGCTGACAAGGTCGCTCCCGAAGTCGTCATCAAGTTGGAAAAGGAGAGCGCCGATGCAGAGGCCGAGCTGCAAAAGTttcaagaagaaaagaaagcAATTGAGGCCGAGGTCGAGAGCTTGGAGAGAAGGTTGCCGGAGATTGAaatggagatggaaaagatTGAGCTCGATGTCTCCACTGCTACTAAAAGAATTGTTGAGGCTGAAAAGAGATTGCTGGAGCTCAA ATCCCAGAGCAAGCCTGATGCGGCTGACGAAAAGCGTATCAAGGCCCTCGACGCTGAGATTACCTCCCTCACGAAGGAAACCGACAAACTTCGCGAAAAGTCTGCTTCCATCAGTGATGATATTAAATCACTCCAGAATAAAATTCTCGAAGTTGGCGGTGTTCGTCTTCGTGCCATTCAGTCAAAGGTCTCGACTACCAAGGGTCTTCTCGACCTTGCCAATGAATCTATCACCAAGGCAGAAGTTGGTCAAGCCAAGGCGGCGAGAGATGTGGAGAAGCTTGAAAATTCCATCGCGAGCAGCAAGACTACTTTGGAGGAAGTCGTAGAGGAGCTCGAGCTGGTTGAAAGCAACTTGGAAGGTTGTACCGCCGATTTAAACAAGGTCATTGATTCGATTCAGCAAGTAAACGACTCGAGTGACGATATCAATGAAGACTTTGAGCAAAGTAAACAACAATTAGAAGAAAAGCAAGCAGGCATCAATGCCTTTAGGGCTTTAGAG ATGGATTACAAGCAGCAGATTGAAGACAATGCGAGGAAACTGAAGGAGAGCCAGGAAAAGTACCGTTTCTATGAGAAAAAACTGGCAGGTCTAGAACTTGTCTACATTGA CGAGGAtgacgaggacgaggatgatgaaggcgctgcggatgaagagaagaaCAAGTTGAATGATGCTGGCGAGGggaatgaagaggatggtgCGGGTGAAAGGGATGAGAATGAGAAACCTGAAAAAGCGTCTTCCAAGaaaaaaaagcaaagcGGCATGGAACTCGAACAGTATTCTCCCGACGAACTGCGAGCTACCAATGAGACGGCATTGAAGGCTTACATTGCCGAACTTGAAG ATGACGTTACGAGTTCCCGACCGAATCTCAACATCCTTGCCGAGTACCGCAAACGAGAAGCCGAGTTTTTAGACCGAGCAAGAGACCTTGAAACGGTTACGAATGCGAGAGATGCAGCCAAGGCGCGGTACGATGAGCTGAGAAAGGTCAGGCTGGATGAGTTTATGGCAGGATTCACAGCGATTACCGCTAAATTGAAGGAGATGTACCAG ATGATTACCATGGGTGGTAATGCAGAAATTGAGTTGATTGATAGTATGGATCCATTCTCTGAAG GCGTTGTACTCTCCATCATGCCTCCTAAAAAATCGTGGCGAGCGATTGCCAACCTGTCTGGTGGTGAAAAGACGCTGGCCTCTCTTGCTCTTGTTTTCGCGTTACACGTCTTTAAGCCTACGCCTCTTTACTTTATGGACGAAATTGATGCAGCGCTGGATTTCAAGAATGTCTCGATTGTGGCCAACTATATCCAGTCAAAGACGCAGGCGGCGCAATT TATTGTTATTTCTTTACGAAATGACATGTTTGAGCTTGCCCATCGTCTTGTTGGTATCTACAAAACATCCAAC TGTACAAAGAGTATTGCGATTGACAACAAGGATCTGCGACTACAAGCACGGCCCAAGAGACCGCCTGGTGTACCTCCTCCCACACCGGGTACGGGCACGTCGACAAGAGTAGTAGTGCCTCTTCTGACACCTACGCCGCGAAGACGAGCGGAATCaaaggtggaagaggataCTGTGGCTACGCCTGGTACTGTTATCGCCTAA
- a CDS encoding coproporphyrinogen oxidase, putative (Similar to TIGR gene model, INSD accession AAW43862.1~Coproporphyrinogen III oxidase, aerobic (Coproporphyrinogenase) (Coprogen oxidase)), with the protein MRIRMATWVKSLQDHIVNTMEHIEASAAPNDFSPSTTPPTFLRDAWIRPEGGEGSSCVLADGRVFEKAGINVSVVHGKLPPKAQKAMLPDHPSLPEPTATVPFFATGLSIVIHPRNPHVPTVHLNYRYFEIEDPEQPGKPKAWWFGGGSDLTPSYLDEADAVHFHKTLKQACDQHDERYWPDFKKQCDKYFTITHRGECRGVGGIFFDDLTTTSPVHAPPPTDSAATGPSAEKIFEFVKSASSAFLPAYVPIVYKHMNDQWTPEEKRWQQLRRGRYVEFNLVYDRGTKFGLNTPGARIESILMSLPETARWEYMCPLGKEGSGTREEKLLQVLKNPRDWV; encoded by the exons ATGCGTATCCGCATGGCCACCTGGGTCAAGTCTCTCCAGGACCACATTGTCAACACCATGGAACACATCGAAGCCTCGGCCGCGCCCAACGACTTTTCCCCGTCCACCACCCCGCCCACATTCCTGCGTGACGCCTGGATCCGCCCCGAAGGCGGCGAAGGCTCCTCCTGCGTCTTGGCCGACGGCAGGGTCTTTGAAAAAGCCGGTATAAACGTCTCTGTCGTCCACGGTAAACTCCCACCCAAGGCCCAGAAAGCCATGCTCCCCGATCACCCGAGTCTGCCTGAACCCACGGCCACCGTCCCATTCTTCGCGACCGGCCTCAGTATCGTCATCCACCCTCGGAACCCACACGTGCCCACCGTCCACCTCAACTACAGGTACTTTGAGATTGAAGATCCCGAGCAGCCGGGGAAACCGAAAGCATGGTGGTTTGGCGGTGGATCCGATCTCACACCGTCCTACCTCGACGAAGCAGACGCCGTCCATTTCCACAAGACGCTCAAGCAAGCGTGTGATCAGCACGATGAGCGCTACTGGCCCGATTTCAAGAAACAGTGCGACAAGTATTTCACGATTACGCATCGTGGGGAATGTAGAGGTGTAGGCGGGATTTTCTTTGACGATctcaccaccacctccccCGTCCATGCACCCCCGCCTACCGACTCGGCAGCCACGGGCCCAAGTGCAGAAAAGATTTTCGAATTTGTAAAATCCGCTTCATCCGCATTCCTCCCGGCCTACGTGCCCATCGTCTACAAACACATGAACGACCAATGGACACCCGAGGAAAAGAGGTGGCAGCAGTTGAGGCGCGGGAGGTATGTCGAGTTTAATTTGGTTTACGACCGAGGTACCAAGTTTGGGTTGAACACCCCCGGAGCGAGGATTGAGAGTATCTTGATGTC ATTGCCGGAAACTGCGCGGTGGGAGTACATGTGCCCCTTGGGCAAGGAAGGGTCCGGGACACGTGAAGAAAAGCTCTTGCAAGTTTTGAAAAATCCTCGTGACTGGGTATAA
- a CDS encoding ubiquinone biosynthesis-related protein, putative (Similar to TIGR gene model, INSD accession AAW43532.1~ABC1 protein homolog, mitochondrial precursor): MLSAALRVLARSAAIQLQEAAATATATTVTTVTTRTTAATATAATATPTPTPSEQHGQWPGTKTRDAPEAAPAALDRLIEAAPHQPPPPAPPAHPADKPQPETIKPVESVKPVESVKPIETVKPIDTTRKATSNKELEAAKDAIKNGQAEPLITPVDEEEAPVILRASRVPASRLGRLFHYGSLAASLSVGAASESIRRSATGSNSSSGSVFMSDANIRRLVSTLGRMRGAALKLGQFMSIQDNHMLPPEIEQVLHQVQAHANYMPDWQMDKVLREELGADWETSLFTQFERTPIASASIGQVHRATLKTTGQRVAVKIQFPGVASSIESDLSNLSLLLRTSALLPKGLYLQNTIAVMRRELEDECDYIREAAAGKKFAQLLAGDPFFVVPQVVDEATTGKVLTTEWMDGKPLSRVKNLSQETRDLIGTNILRLCLRELFQFRFMQTDPNWANFLFSPPPTATSSPHIQLIDFGASREYTKEFMDGWYRLLNSALEGDRERMRMESLHLGYLTGEENHEMIQAHLDSMALVASPFSHHGPYPFAKQTITDSIRALIPIMLKHRLTPPPQETYSLNRKLSGAFLMCAKMQANVDCKKLWEEEVGGYKEG, translated from the exons ATGCTCTCCGCAGCACTCAGAGTGCTCGCACGCTCAGCAGCCATACAGCTCCAGGAGGCGGCGGCGACGGCGACGGCGACGACGGTGACGACGGTGACGACGAGGACAACAGCAGCGACGGCGACGGCAGCGACGGCGACACCGACACCGACACCATCGGAACAGCATGGACAGTGGCCCGGCACAAAAACCCGCGACGCTCCTGAAGCAGCTCCTGCAGCTCTTGATAGACTCATAGAAGCAGCGCCGCATCAGCCACCTCCGCCCGCACCTCCTGCTCACCCAGCAGACAAGCCACAGCCCGAGACTATAAAACCTGTCGAGAGTGTAAAACCTGTCGAGAGTGTAAAACCTATAGAGACTGTAAAACCTATAGACACGACTCGCAAAGCTACGTCCAACAAAGAGCTCGAAGCGGCTAAAGACGCTATCAAAAACGGCCAAGCTGAGCCTCTCATCACCCCAGTagacgaagaggaggcaCCGGTAATCTTGCGTGCGTCAAGAGTACCTGCGTCCCGACTCGGTCGTCTTTTCCACTATGGCT CACTCGCTGCATCACTCTCAGTAGGCGCCGCATCCGAATCTATCCGACGGTCAGCCACAggcagcaacagcagcagtGGAAGTGTGTTTATGAGCGATGCGAATATCAGACGGCTCGTATCGACCCTCGGCCGGATGAGAGGCGCTGCATTGAAATTAGGCCAATTCATGTCTATCCAAG ACAACCACATGCTGCCGCCGGAAATCGAGCAGGTGCTACACCAAGTCCAAGCGCACGCCAACTACATGCCCGACTGGCAAATGGACAAGGTCCTCCGCGAAGAACTCGGTGCCGACTGGGAGACATCCCTGTTCACCCAATTCGAGCGGACACCGATCGCGTCCGCCTCGATCGGGCAGGTTCACCGCGCGACGCTGAAAACAACGGGCCAGCGGGTGGCCGTCAAGATCCAGTTCCCTGGCGTGGCGTCGTCCATCGAATCCGACTTGTCCAacctctccctcctcctccgcaCATCGGCGCTCTTGCCAAAGGGGCTCTACCTCCAAAACACGATCGCAGTGATGCGGCGAGAGCTGGAAGATGAGTGTGATTACATCAGGGAAGCAGCAGCCGGTAAGAAATTCGCACAGCTCTTGGCGGGCGATCCGTTCTTTGTGGTGCCGCAGGTCGTCGACGAAGCGACGACGGGTAAAGTGTTGACGACGGAATGGATGGATGGGAAACCGTTGAGTCGGGTCAAGAACCTCTCGCAAGAAACCCGTGATCTC ATCGGCACGAATATCCTCCGTCTATGTCTTCGCGAACTCTTCCAATTCCGATTCATGCAAACCGATCCCAACTGGGCCAACTTTTTATTCTCCCCTCCTCCCACCGCTACCTCATCACCCCACATCCAGTTGATCGATTTTGGCGCCAGTAGAGAATATACAAAAGAGTTTATGGACGGGTGGTATAGGTTGTTGAACAGTGCGTTGGAAGGGGATAGGGAGCGCATGCGCATGGAGAGTTTACATTTGGGCTACTTGACCGGAGAAGAGAATCAT GAAATGATTCAAGCACATCTCGACTCCATGGCACTCGTCGCCTCCCCCTTCTCACACCATGGCCCATACCCATTCGCCAAACAAACCATCACCGATTCCATCCGCGCCCTCATCCCCATCATGCTCAAACACCGTCTCACCCCGCCTCCGCAGGAGACGTACTCGCTCAATAGGAAATTGAGTGGCGCGTTCTTGATGTGTGCAAAGATGCAGGCGAATGTGGATTGCAAGAAATTgtgggaggaggaagtTGGGGGTTATAAAGAGGGTTAA